The Maridesulfovibrio salexigens DSM 2638 region TTTCTTCTTCAATGTATTGCAGGAAACCATCGGTCTGTTTGTGACAGATACCTTTGGGTGCGCCGGCAGCGCGGAAACTCTGACAACAGATGATCATTCTTTCAGGGGTAGCCATATTCTTCTCCTCGTGTTTACTTTTTGCACTTGCCTTTTTTGCCGCCGCCGTAGAGCACATCCACTGTGCCTTCGACGTTGTCTTCCGAGATCACGGTTCTGATTCCGTTGGCGGCTAGAATTTTTTTCGGAGTTTCCCCTGCTGCGGCGCAGAGCAGTACGAAACAGTCATTCAGAATCTCGGCCAGCTTTTCCCAGCGGGCTGCTCCTCCGCCCGGTTCCGGGGCCTCTCTTGTCTCAAGCAGGCAGGCCAGACCGTCTTCACGCGGGCCGTAGATCATGATTTTATGGGCGTGGCCCAGATGCAGGTCGATATCCATTCCGCCGGAACTTGCCACCGCAACATTGGGGCGGCTAACGCTAGGTTTAGGCAGAGAACTTGATGTCGGTCGTTCCAGCTCCATGTCTGAACCGCATCTGAGCCACGGCTCCATAAGTTCAATATGTTTTGCAGCCAGTTCCCGGGCAGTTTTTATCTGCGCGTCGCTTACTGCGGAAAATTCGCTTTTCCTTTCAGGGATGAAAGGAATTAATCCCATGATGTCTGCATCAAGTGTCTTAACTGCGATGGCGATGCTTTCGATCTGGTCAATATTCTCAGAGTATAGAGTTGTGTTGACCTTCACGGTCAGGCCTGCATTTTTGAAAGCCTTGATGGTTGCTCCCTGTTCTTTCATGAGCATTATGCTGGCTTCGGGCAGGGGGATGTTTTTGGTGGACGGGCGAATCCATGCATAGATTTTTTCGGCGGTAGCTGAGTCCGCCGCATCCACCAAAACAGTTATGTGGGAAATATTGAGTTCCGCCAGTTTTTCCGCGTGCTTTTCGCCGCCGATACCCAGAGTGGTCAGGCAGAGGTTCATGCGCGGGTATTTTTCTCTGACCATTTTCAGGGTTTTGTAGGTGGTTTCAAAATCAGCCAGCGGGTCGCCGGGACCGGTAATGCCTACAACTTTGATCTTTTTGCCGGAGTTGATCAGTTCATCAAGCATGGCAACTGCGTCTTCCGGGAGCATGGCTGCGGGAAGCTTGGCGTCAGGAGCGAATCTGGTGCGGGCAAAAGTCTTGGGAGCAACCGGAAGGTGAATGCGGCCGACTGATGCACGGGCCGAGGGGCCGAAACAGGGATGTGAAGTAGAAGTAGTCATGGTGTTGCTCCGTTTTGTTTGGCCTCCGGCGGAAAATCCCCTACTAGGGATTCCAAAGGGGCTTAGCTCCTTTGGCCGCCGGAGGCGAAATCATCTGGCAGAAGCGCGATAGCGCCTCAAATCAATTAAAGTACAAGTTCAAAGGTTTCTTCGGGAGTATCGCGGTCAATGCGATCCATGAGCAGTCCGAGGATCTTTTCAAGCAGTCTCAGACCTCCCTTGTAGCCCACGGTGGGGAAGTACTGGTGTCCCTGACGGTCTGTGATGGGGAAGCCCCAGCGCAGGAACGGGATGTCTTCGTCGCGGGCAATGTATTTGCCGTAGGAGTTACCCATGAGTAGATCCACAGGTTCGTTTTTGATCCACTGATGCATGAGGAACATGTCGCCTTTAGCTTTGACCTTGCATTCGTAAGGCATGTCCGCAGTAAGTTCCTTGATCCGTTTTTCGAATTTCTTGCCGGGAGTACCGGTAACTACGTAGACCGGGCACATATCGATGGAACGGAGGAATTCCACCATGGAAATGAGCTGGTCGGGATCACCGTAAATGGCGACCTTCTTGCCGTAGAGGTACTGGTGCATGTCCGAAATCATATCCACCAGCTGTCCGCGCTCGTAAGATACGGACTCGGGGATGGATGCTCCGGCTACGGTGCGCAATACGTCGATGAAACGGTCGGTTGCTTTCAGGCCGAAAGGCATATCCAGCACGGTACAGGGGACCTTGTGCTTGGAGTCGAGCCAGCGGGCTCCGTCTGCGGAGCACCATTCGCCGAGTGCGATGGTTCCGGTAGCTTGTCCGGCCTCTTTCAGTTCTTTTATGGTTACGCCGCCGTCAGGGAACATTTTGTATTCGCCGCTAAGGGGACCGTTCAGTACGCCGGAGGTATCCGGGAACATGGTGATGTCCACCCCGATCATGGAGCAGAGACGCTTGATCTCTTCCATGTCGCAGGGTTCCACCCAACCGGGGATGATGTTGACCTTGCCGTTCTTTTGGGAAGTAGGCTCGGCGAGCTGGGCCATGGCTTTGACCATGTTGGAGAAACCGGTAACGTGCGATCCCACGTAACTGGGGGTCGGTGCGCCGAAAACAGTTTTGCCTTCGGGGATTTTGCCTTCTTTGCTGGCCTTGGTGATGATCTGGGTCAGGTCGTCACCGATGGTTTCGGAAAGGCAGGTGGTGTGCACCGCGATGACTTCCGGTTCGTAGACCGTGAAGATATTGTTGATGGCCTGAATGAGGTTGGCCTGTCCGCCGAAAACCGAAGCGCCTTCAGTAAAGGAACTGGTCGCCGCGGAAACGGGTTCTTTATAGTGTCTGGTCAGCATGGACCTGTGATAGGCACAGCAGCCCTGTGAACCGTGCGAGTGGGGCAGGCAGCCTTTTACTCCCAGAGCGGCGTACATGGCACCGATGGGCTGACAAGTCTTGGCCGGGTTAATGACCAGTGTCTTGCGATCACTTATTTCTGTGGGGGTGTGTCTGAGTAACATTTCTATGTCTCCTTAATCTTTTCTCCGTCCAGAGCGTCACAAAATGGTGAGATGTGAGGCGTAAGATAAAGGCAGGAACGAAGCATACTAAAGCGTATGTGAGTTTCTGGCTTTACCGCAGCAACGAAGCAGATCGCTGTTTTGTGGCGCTCTGGTTATTCCCACACGAAAGTAGCGGTGAGCTCGGGGTTTTCCTGCCAGGGGGCTTTCATGTAGCTCCAGACCTTGCTTCCTACGAGACGGTCAATTTCCTTGTAGAAGTTGATTGCGCCCTTGAATCCTGCGTAAGGTCCGCCGGAATCGTAGCTATGCAGCTGCTTTAAGGGCACGCCCAGTTTCTGGATGGAGAACTTTTCCTTGATGCCTGCGCAGAAAAGGTCAGGTTTGAGGAGTTCCACCAGCTTTTCAGCTTCGTACTGGTTCAGGTCATCGATAATAATTGTGCCTTTATCCATGTCAGGGTTGAGGCCATCGTAATGTTTGAACTCGTATCCTGCGTCTTCAAGAGCTTTGATTTCCGCCTCGGTCTTGCGCGGGCTGTAGAGTTCCGGATCAGCTTCAACTTCGATTTCTTCAATGTTACGGGAGTCCGCATCAACCTTGATGTCCGGGATTACGCGGCGGCCTTCGTAGTCATCGCGGTGACCGAATTCGTAACCGGCGGAAAGAGTCTTCATGCCCATTTCATTGAACAGTTCCTGATAGTGGTGTGCACGTGATCCGCCCACGAAAAGCATGGCGGTCTTGCCTTCAGTGCGTGAACGCACGTCCTTGGCAGTGGCTTCCACTTCGGGCATTTCTTCGGCTATTACAGCTTCGATTTTGTCGATGAGTTTTTTGTCGCCGAAGTATTCACCGATTTTGCGCAGGGACTTTGCAGTTGCTTCCGCACCGATGAAGTTAACCTTGATCCACGGGATGCCGTATTTTGTTTCCAGCATGTCGGCCACGTAGTTGATTGAACGGTGGCACATGACACAGCTGAGGTCTGCGTGCTGGGCTGAGGCAAACTGGTCATAGGTTGAGTTGCCGGAGAAGGTTGCGATGTTGGTGATGCCGCATTTCTTGAGAATGCGGTCAATCTCAAAGCCGTCACCGCCGATGTTGTATTCGCCGAGCAGGTTGATCTTGTATTCCTCGGTGCGAGGTTCTTTGTTCTCACCAACAAGGTGGGTGAAAACCTGGTTGTTGGCGATATGGTGACCGGCGGACTGGGAAACACCCTTGTAACCTTCACAGGAGAAGCCGAAGACGTTGCAGTCGCCTAGTTTGGCTTTCATCTTTTTGGCTACGGCGTGTACATCGTCACCGATCAGACCTACCGGACAGGTGGAGAAGATGCAGATCCCCTTGGGATGGAAGAGATCGTAAGCTTCCTGAATGGCCGCTTCGAGTTTTTTTTCACCACCGAAGATGATGTCCTGATCCTGCATGTCCGTAGAAAAGCAGTAGGTCATGTAGTTTTCGCCGTCGGGACCGGGAGAGGTCTGGTTACGGCGGGTCAGCCATGAATAGAATCCGCAGCCGATGGGTCCGTGGGTGATGTTAACGATGTCGCGGGTCGGGCCCATGATAACGCCCTTACAGCCTGCGTATGTGCAGCCGCGCATGGTGATGATACCGGGAATGGTTCTTACGTTAGCGACGATTTCGGGCGGTGCCTCGCTTTCAGTCGCTTCGTTGATCATAATCTGTTTGGCGCGCTTGCGGGCTACCTTGGGCGGATACTTCTTCAGAAGTTCTTCCTTGATGTCCGCCGGGTCCCACTGCACCACTTTGGTCTTACTCATTGTTTCTCTCCTTCGTGGTTAGGCGATGGACTTCGCGCCTGTTTCTCCGGTTCTGACCCTGACTGCATCGCCTACGGGACAGATGAATATCTTTCCGT contains the following coding sequences:
- a CDS encoding NifB/NifX family molybdenum-iron cluster-binding protein, with the protein product MTTSTSHPCFGPSARASVGRIHLPVAPKTFARTRFAPDAKLPAAMLPEDAVAMLDELINSGKKIKVVGITGPGDPLADFETTYKTLKMVREKYPRMNLCLTTLGIGGEKHAEKLAELNISHITVLVDAADSATAEKIYAWIRPSTKNIPLPEASIMLMKEQGATIKAFKNAGLTVKVNTTLYSENIDQIESIAIAVKTLDADIMGLIPFIPERKSEFSAVSDAQIKTARELAAKHIELMEPWLRCGSDMELERPTSSSLPKPSVSRPNVAVASSGGMDIDLHLGHAHKIMIYGPREDGLACLLETREAPEPGGGAARWEKLAEILNDCFVLLCAAAGETPKKILAANGIRTVISEDNVEGTVDVLYGGGKKGKCKK
- the nifK gene encoding nitrogenase molybdenum-iron protein subunit beta: MLLRHTPTEISDRKTLVINPAKTCQPIGAMYAALGVKGCLPHSHGSQGCCAYHRSMLTRHYKEPVSAATSSFTEGASVFGGQANLIQAINNIFTVYEPEVIAVHTTCLSETIGDDLTQIITKASKEGKIPEGKTVFGAPTPSYVGSHVTGFSNMVKAMAQLAEPTSQKNGKVNIIPGWVEPCDMEEIKRLCSMIGVDITMFPDTSGVLNGPLSGEYKMFPDGGVTIKELKEAGQATGTIALGEWCSADGARWLDSKHKVPCTVLDMPFGLKATDRFIDVLRTVAGASIPESVSYERGQLVDMISDMHQYLYGKKVAIYGDPDQLISMVEFLRSIDMCPVYVVTGTPGKKFEKRIKELTADMPYECKVKAKGDMFLMHQWIKNEPVDLLMGNSYGKYIARDEDIPFLRWGFPITDRQGHQYFPTVGYKGGLRLLEKILGLLMDRIDRDTPEETFELVL
- the nifD gene encoding nitrogenase molybdenum-iron protein alpha chain; amino-acid sequence: MSKTKVVQWDPADIKEELLKKYPPKVARKRAKQIMINEATESEAPPEIVANVRTIPGIITMRGCTYAGCKGVIMGPTRDIVNITHGPIGCGFYSWLTRRNQTSPGPDGENYMTYCFSTDMQDQDIIFGGEKKLEAAIQEAYDLFHPKGICIFSTCPVGLIGDDVHAVAKKMKAKLGDCNVFGFSCEGYKGVSQSAGHHIANNQVFTHLVGENKEPRTEEYKINLLGEYNIGGDGFEIDRILKKCGITNIATFSGNSTYDQFASAQHADLSCVMCHRSINYVADMLETKYGIPWIKVNFIGAEATAKSLRKIGEYFGDKKLIDKIEAVIAEEMPEVEATAKDVRSRTEGKTAMLFVGGSRAHHYQELFNEMGMKTLSAGYEFGHRDDYEGRRVIPDIKVDADSRNIEEIEVEADPELYSPRKTEAEIKALEDAGYEFKHYDGLNPDMDKGTIIIDDLNQYEAEKLVELLKPDLFCAGIKEKFSIQKLGVPLKQLHSYDSGGPYAGFKGAINFYKEIDRLVGSKVWSYMKAPWQENPELTATFVWE